One part of the Brevundimonas subvibrioides ATCC 15264 genome encodes these proteins:
- the rplJ gene encoding 50S ribosomal protein L10 produces MDRAQKAESIESLKGVFAEAGSVVVAHNLGLTVAEMEDLRGRLRSAGGAFKVVKNRLALKALEAAEGSEYHGLFKGPVGIAYAENPATAAKVSTEFAKGNDRFVIVGGFMGETVVDLKGVESLSKLPTLDEIRASLLGLLNAPATKIAGVVQAPAAQLARVFNAYATKEAA; encoded by the coding sequence ATGGATCGCGCACAAAAAGCCGAGTCGATCGAGTCGCTGAAAGGCGTCTTCGCCGAGGCTGGCAGCGTGGTCGTGGCCCATAACCTGGGCCTGACCGTTGCGGAAATGGAAGACCTGCGGGGCCGTCTGCGCTCCGCCGGTGGAGCGTTCAAGGTGGTCAAGAACCGCCTGGCGCTGAAGGCGCTCGAAGCGGCCGAAGGCAGCGAGTACCACGGCCTGTTCAAGGGGCCCGTGGGCATCGCATACGCCGAGAACCCCGCCACGGCCGCCAAGGTCTCGACCGAGTTCGCCAAGGGCAATGACCGCTTCGTCATCGTCGGTGGCTTCATGGGCGAGACCGTCGTCGATCTGAAGGGCGTGGAGAGCCTCTCCAAACTGCCGACACTCGACGAGATCCGCGCTTCGCTGCTCGGCCTGCTCAACGCGCCCGCGACCAAGATCGCCGGCGTCGTCCAGGCCCCCGCTGCCCAACTGGCCCGGGTGTTCAACGCCTATGCCACCAAGGAAGCCGCGTAA
- the gltX gene encoding glutamate--tRNA ligase, which produces MSVKVRFAPSPTGKLHVGNVRTALVNWMFAKGQGGSFVLRIDDTDLARSTPEFEQGIEDDLTWLGLVWDERYNQSKRFDRYHDAAERLKAAGRLYPAWDTPEELDRRRKVQLSRGLPPIYDRAALALSDEDKAALEAEGRKPHWRFKLDGRRVAWEDLSRGHAEVDTTSMSDPVLIREDGLYLYTLPSVVDDIDMGITHVIRGEDHTTNTGAQIEIFEALIAAGLGTTVPTFAHMPLLVGADGAALSKRLGSLSVAEMRDQGYEPIAITSHLGRIGTSDPLEVADSIEALGQGFSFDKMGRSPARYDNEDLDRLNAQALHAMPYAAAKGRLETLDCDLGETFWDAVRANLTKFGDVVDLARMVRGPVTPVIEDPAFAAAALAVLPETIDAGAWSVWTSAVKDSTGAKGKALFMPLRHILTGQPHGPDMATIVPLIGRERIEKRLKGEVA; this is translated from the coding sequence ATGTCCGTCAAGGTCCGTTTCGCCCCATCGCCCACCGGCAAGCTGCATGTCGGCAACGTCCGCACAGCCCTGGTCAACTGGATGTTCGCCAAGGGGCAGGGCGGGTCGTTCGTCCTGCGGATCGACGACACCGATCTGGCCCGATCGACGCCGGAGTTCGAGCAGGGGATCGAGGACGACCTGACCTGGCTGGGGCTGGTCTGGGATGAGCGCTACAACCAGTCGAAGCGGTTCGACCGCTATCACGATGCGGCCGAGCGGCTGAAGGCGGCGGGACGGCTGTACCCGGCCTGGGACACGCCCGAGGAGCTGGATCGCCGCCGCAAGGTGCAACTGTCGCGCGGCCTGCCGCCGATCTACGACCGCGCGGCGCTGGCGCTCAGCGACGAGGACAAGGCCGCGCTGGAGGCCGAGGGGCGCAAGCCCCACTGGCGCTTCAAGCTGGACGGTCGCCGCGTCGCCTGGGAGGACCTGTCGCGCGGTCATGCCGAGGTCGACACGACTTCGATGTCCGATCCGGTGCTGATCCGCGAGGACGGGCTGTATCTCTACACCCTGCCGTCGGTCGTGGACGACATCGACATGGGGATCACCCATGTCATCCGGGGCGAGGACCACACGACCAACACGGGCGCGCAGATCGAGATCTTCGAGGCCCTGATCGCCGCCGGGCTGGGGACGACCGTCCCGACCTTCGCCCACATGCCGCTGCTGGTCGGGGCGGACGGCGCGGCACTGTCCAAGCGACTGGGATCGCTGTCGGTCGCCGAGATGCGCGATCAGGGATACGAGCCGATCGCCATCACCAGCCACCTGGGCCGTATCGGGACGTCGGACCCGCTGGAGGTCGCCGACAGCATCGAGGCGCTGGGCCAAGGCTTCAGCTTCGACAAGATGGGCCGGTCTCCGGCGCGATACGACAACGAGGACCTGGACCGGCTGAACGCCCAGGCTCTGCACGCCATGCCCTATGCGGCGGCGAAAGGCCGGCTGGAGACCCTCGATTGCGATCTGGGCGAGACGTTCTGGGATGCGGTGCGCGCGAACCTGACGAAGTTCGGCGACGTCGTCGATCTGGCGCGGATGGTGCGGGGGCCGGTGACGCCGGTAATTGAGGATCCGGCCTTCGCGGCCGCGGCGCTGGCCGTGCTGCCGGAGACGATCGATGCGGGAGCCTGGTCGGTCTGGACCAGCGCGGTGAAGGACAGCACCGGGGCCAAGGGCAAGGCGCTGTTCATGCCGCTGCGCCACATCCTGACGGGTCAGCCCCACGGGCCCGATATGGCGACGATCGTGCCCCTGATCGGACGCGAGCGGATCGAGAAGCGGCTGAAGGGCGAAGTGGCCTAG
- a CDS encoding M61 family metallopeptidase: MSRLLVTACTAALLIAAGPALAQSIGTGAGPTAQNIGGFADSPAIPAPTAATYPGTIRYEADITDLDHRVISVKQTIPARPGPLTLLYPKYLPGNHADSGPIQLLAGVVITASGQPVEWRRDAADPYAFHLDVPAGASEIEVSLQWLTQADNANWRVVMTPSIVNLEWEKAILYPAGYVSTGIMVEASVKLPAGWNYGTALTTVSHENDVARFEPVDLYTLVDSPMFAGANYRRIDIDPSGDDVHLNIVSDEPGNIAPTAEQLGLYENLVTQTDRLFGARHFDHYEFLVALTDQLGGIGLEHHRSSENTVAPDFFTNWGRSAGNRALLPHEYAHSWNGKYRRPADELTANYNVPTENSLLWVYEGQTEYWGDVLSARSGLHTLEQTRITLASRAAFYQNQPGRAWRNLQDTNNHNLLGYRVPGQWGSWMRGTSDYYDEAALIWLDADTLIRERTNDRKSLDDFARAMFGSGIEGSDGVWVPNGYTFADVVAALNGVTEYDWATFLRTRLDATGPEAEAPLDGIERAGYRLIYVDAPSAEEKAMNGGWGSDFQYSLGFSLQGPNNRIGGIRWGGPVYAAGIGAGWDLIAVGDKAATPEVLRTAVTDAKGDTAPIRLTLKSGSRIRTLDLMWTEGLRYPRLERIEGTPDRLADILAPLRR; encoded by the coding sequence ATGTCCCGTCTGCTCGTCACCGCCTGTACGGCCGCCCTTCTGATCGCGGCGGGTCCGGCGCTGGCCCAGAGCATCGGCACCGGTGCCGGTCCGACGGCGCAGAACATCGGCGGATTCGCCGATAGCCCGGCCATCCCTGCGCCCACAGCCGCCACCTATCCGGGCACCATCCGGTACGAAGCCGACATCACCGACCTGGACCATCGCGTGATCTCGGTGAAACAGACCATCCCGGCCCGCCCCGGCCCCCTGACGCTGCTGTATCCGAAATACCTTCCCGGCAACCACGCCGACTCAGGCCCGATCCAGCTGCTGGCCGGCGTCGTGATCACCGCCAGCGGTCAGCCCGTCGAATGGCGACGCGACGCGGCCGACCCCTATGCCTTCCACCTCGACGTCCCGGCCGGAGCTTCCGAGATCGAGGTGTCGCTCCAGTGGCTGACCCAGGCCGACAACGCCAACTGGCGCGTCGTCATGACGCCCTCGATCGTCAACCTGGAATGGGAGAAGGCCATCCTCTATCCGGCCGGCTATGTGTCTACGGGCATCATGGTCGAGGCGTCGGTGAAACTGCCCGCCGGCTGGAACTACGGCACCGCCCTGACCACCGTCAGCCACGAGAACGACGTCGCGCGCTTCGAGCCCGTCGACCTCTACACCCTGGTCGACAGTCCCATGTTCGCGGGCGCCAACTATCGTCGGATCGACATCGATCCGTCGGGCGACGACGTGCACCTGAACATCGTTTCGGACGAGCCCGGCAACATCGCGCCGACCGCCGAACAGCTGGGTCTCTACGAGAATCTGGTCACCCAGACCGACCGCCTGTTCGGAGCCCGTCATTTCGACCACTACGAGTTCCTGGTCGCGCTCACCGACCAGCTGGGCGGCATCGGGCTGGAGCATCATCGCAGTTCCGAAAACACCGTCGCGCCCGACTTCTTCACGAACTGGGGCCGGTCGGCCGGCAACCGCGCCCTGCTCCCGCACGAATACGCCCACTCCTGGAACGGCAAGTATCGCCGCCCGGCCGACGAACTGACTGCCAACTACAACGTCCCGACCGAGAACAGCCTGCTATGGGTGTATGAGGGCCAGACCGAATACTGGGGCGACGTGCTGTCGGCCCGCAGCGGCCTGCACACCCTGGAGCAGACCCGCATCACCCTGGCCAGCCGCGCGGCCTTCTATCAGAACCAGCCGGGCCGGGCCTGGCGCAATCTGCAGGACACCAACAACCACAACCTGCTGGGCTACCGCGTCCCCGGCCAGTGGGGGTCGTGGATGCGCGGCACCAGCGACTACTACGACGAGGCGGCCCTGATCTGGCTGGACGCCGATACGCTGATCCGTGAGCGGACCAATGACCGCAAATCCCTCGACGACTTTGCCCGCGCCATGTTCGGCTCGGGCATCGAAGGCTCGGACGGCGTCTGGGTGCCCAATGGCTATACGTTCGCCGACGTCGTTGCGGCGCTGAACGGCGTCACGGAATACGACTGGGCGACCTTCCTCCGCACCCGCCTCGACGCCACGGGTCCAGAGGCCGAAGCGCCGCTGGACGGGATCGAACGCGCCGGTTACCGCCTCATCTACGTCGACGCCCCCTCGGCCGAGGAAAAGGCCATGAACGGGGGATGGGGGTCAGACTTCCAGTACTCCCTCGGCTTCAGTCTGCAGGGACCGAACAACCGTATCGGCGGCATTCGTTGGGGCGGGCCTGTCTATGCGGCGGGGATCGGCGCGGGCTGGGACCTGATCGCGGTCGGCGACAAGGCTGCGACACCCGAGGTCCTCCGCACCGCCGTCACGGATGCCAAGGGTGACACCGCCCCTATCCGGCTGACGCTGAAAAGCGGCAGCCGGATCCGGACACTCGACCTGATGTGGACAGAAGGGCTGCGCTATCCCCGCCTGGAGCGGATCGAGGGCACCCCCGACCGCCTGGCCGACATTCTGGCCCCCCTTCGGCGCTAG
- a CDS encoding type 1 glutamine amidotransferase domain-containing protein: protein MKILMVLTSHDRLGDTGKKTGFWLEEFAAPYYVLKDAGAEITLASPKGGQPPLDPKSDEPDAQTEATKRFKADDAAQAELAGTHRLSEVKADDFDAVFYPGGHGPLWDLAEDAGSISLIEAFVRADKPVAAVCHAPGVLRHVKGPDGEYLVKGRKVAGFTNGEEDAVGLTDVVPFLVEDMLKANGGLYEKGADFAPFVLTDGKLITGQNPASSEEAAKALLGLLKV, encoded by the coding sequence ATGAAAATCCTGATGGTCCTGACCTCGCACGATCGGCTGGGGGATACCGGCAAGAAGACCGGCTTCTGGCTCGAGGAATTCGCCGCGCCCTATTATGTGTTGAAGGACGCCGGGGCCGAGATCACCCTGGCCTCGCCCAAGGGCGGCCAACCGCCGCTGGACCCCAAGAGCGACGAACCGGACGCCCAGACTGAGGCCACGAAGCGGTTCAAGGCTGACGACGCCGCCCAGGCCGAACTGGCCGGCACCCACAGGCTGTCGGAGGTGAAGGCCGACGATTTCGACGCGGTCTTCTATCCCGGCGGCCACGGCCCGCTGTGGGATCTGGCGGAAGACGCCGGGTCCATCAGCCTGATCGAGGCCTTCGTTCGTGCCGACAAGCCGGTGGCGGCCGTCTGCCACGCGCCCGGCGTCCTGCGCCATGTGAAGGGCCCGGACGGCGAATACCTGGTCAAGGGTCGCAAGGTGGCCGGCTTCACCAACGGTGAAGAAGACGCAGTCGGCCTGACGGACGTGGTGCCCTTCCTGGTCGAGGACATGCTGAAGGCCAACGGCGGCCTCTACGAGAAGGGCGCCGATTTCGCGCCCTTCGTCCTGACCGACGGCAAGCTGATCACCGGTCAGAACCCCGCGTCCTCCGAGGAGGCCGCGAAGGCTCTGCTGGGCCTGCTGAAGGTCTAG
- a CDS encoding CC_3452 family protein has translation MRAVLLAAALLLAPATATHAQSGTGSTFTVQNVAFTPQAPVLIDGVNWRCNAENVCVGTGGQSQPASRACRRVVARVGVALASFTYKGTTLSSEELAACNVAAAA, from the coding sequence ATGCGCGCTGTCCTCCTCGCCGCCGCCCTTCTGCTTGCGCCCGCCACTGCCACCCATGCCCAGTCCGGCACCGGCAGCACCTTCACGGTCCAGAACGTCGCGTTCACTCCCCAGGCTCCCGTTCTGATCGACGGGGTCAACTGGCGCTGCAATGCCGAGAACGTCTGCGTCGGCACGGGCGGCCAGTCCCAGCCCGCCAGCCGCGCCTGCCGCCGCGTCGTCGCCCGCGTCGGCGTTGCCCTGGCCAGCTTTACCTACAAGGGCACGACCCTGAGCAGCGAAGAGCTCGCCGCCTGCAACGTCGCCGCCGCAGCCTGA
- the rplA gene encoding 50S ribosomal protein L1, whose translation MSKPTKRMKAFTADTQALMTVSDAIAAVKAHATAKFDESIEIAVNLGVDPRHADQQVRGVVNLPSGTGRDVRVAVFAKDAKAAEALAAGADVVGAEDLYEKINGGFMDFDRVIASPDMMALVGRLGKVLGPRGLMPNPKVGTVTPNVAQAVKDAKGGAVEFRVEKAGIAHGGIGKASFTQEALEANVRAYVDALQKARPTGAKGTYVKRISLSSTMGPGVKIDPASVTA comes from the coding sequence ATGTCGAAGCCAACCAAGCGCATGAAGGCGTTCACCGCCGACACCCAGGCCCTGATGACCGTCTCCGACGCCATCGCCGCCGTGAAGGCCCACGCCACCGCCAAGTTCGACGAGTCGATCGAGATCGCCGTCAACCTGGGCGTCGACCCCCGTCACGCCGACCAGCAGGTCCGTGGCGTGGTGAACCTGCCGTCCGGCACCGGCCGTGACGTCCGCGTCGCCGTCTTCGCCAAGGACGCCAAGGCCGCCGAGGCCCTGGCCGCCGGCGCCGACGTCGTGGGTGCCGAGGATCTGTACGAAAAGATCAACGGCGGCTTCATGGACTTCGACCGCGTCATCGCGTCCCCGGACATGATGGCCCTGGTCGGTCGTCTGGGTAAGGTGCTGGGCCCGCGCGGCCTGATGCCGAACCCCAAGGTCGGCACCGTGACCCCGAACGTCGCCCAGGCCGTCAAGGACGCCAAGGGCGGTGCGGTCGAGTTCCGCGTCGAGAAGGCCGGTATCGCCCACGGCGGCATCGGCAAGGCCTCCTTCACTCAGGAAGCCCTCGAGGCCAACGTCCGCGCCTATGTCGACGCCCTGCAAAAGGCTCGTCCGACCGGCGCCAAGGGCACCTACGTCAAGCGCATCAGCCTGTCGTCCACGATGGGCCCGGGCGTGAAGATCGATCCGGCCTCCGTCACGGCCTGA
- a CDS encoding TIGR00730 family Rossman fold protein, whose translation MSTSELRIAPFDGQSVCLFCGSSDAADPKYTRAAADFGRASAQAGWRLVYGGGGVGLMGASARAAHEAGGRVLGVMPGFLRSRERLFDEVETLVVTSMHERKQIMYDQSDAFVVAPGGIGTLEEVVELLSWKRLDLHGKPVIFLNIDGFWDTFFDLMRHSVASGFTPESFLQAWTVCDTVEAAVEEMKRAPDSAALQHDRR comes from the coding sequence ATGAGCACTTCGGAGCTTCGCATCGCCCCCTTCGACGGCCAATCGGTCTGTCTGTTCTGCGGCTCGTCCGATGCGGCCGATCCCAAATACACCCGGGCCGCTGCCGACTTTGGCCGCGCCAGCGCACAGGCGGGCTGGCGCCTGGTCTATGGCGGTGGAGGTGTCGGTCTGATGGGGGCCTCCGCCCGCGCCGCGCACGAGGCCGGCGGTCGGGTGCTGGGCGTCATGCCGGGCTTCCTGCGCAGCCGCGAGCGTCTGTTCGACGAGGTCGAGACCCTGGTCGTCACCTCCATGCATGAGCGCAAGCAGATTATGTACGACCAGTCTGACGCGTTCGTGGTGGCCCCGGGGGGCATCGGCACGCTGGAAGAGGTCGTCGAACTGCTGTCGTGGAAGCGGCTGGACCTGCACGGCAAGCCGGTGATCTTCCTCAACATTGACGGCTTCTGGGACACCTTCTTCGACCTGATGCGTCACAGCGTCGCCTCCGGCTTCACGCCCGAATCCTTCCTTCAGGCCTGGACGGTCTGCGACACGGTGGAGGCCGCGGTGGAAGAGATGAAGCGCGCGCCCGACAGCGCGGCCTTGCAACATGATCGGCGATAA
- a CDS encoding DUF2059 domain-containing protein has protein sequence MTHRLTSLCAVVVLACGAVAAPAMAQDRAIDQVSGPHAAERLALARRYMAAMQVDQMGVMIRDMITGAGAEFTKSEGGFDPQAYERALQATTSRMIERIFAETAPIYADIYTLEQLQGIVAFYESDLGQATLTGMYEAAPRVQERIAELMPSLTRDVVVELCAELKCTPDELREAKDAAQQGLLAD, from the coding sequence ATGACGCATCGTCTGACGAGCCTTTGCGCCGTCGTCGTTCTGGCGTGCGGTGCGGTGGCGGCCCCCGCCATGGCGCAGGATCGGGCCATCGACCAGGTCTCGGGACCGCACGCCGCCGAGCGGCTGGCCTTGGCGCGCCGGTATATGGCGGCGATGCAGGTGGATCAGATGGGCGTCATGATCCGCGACATGATCACGGGGGCCGGCGCAGAGTTCACCAAGAGCGAAGGCGGCTTCGATCCTCAGGCCTATGAGCGGGCGCTGCAGGCGACGACGTCGCGGATGATCGAACGCATCTTTGCCGAGACCGCCCCGATCTATGCCGACATCTACACGCTCGAGCAATTGCAGGGCATCGTCGCCTTCTACGAAAGCGATCTCGGCCAGGCCACATTGACCGGCATGTATGAGGCGGCACCCAGGGTTCAGGAGCGCATAGCCGAGCTTATGCCTTCGCTGACGCGCGACGTGGTGGTCGAGCTGTGCGCCGAGCTGAAGTGCACGCCCGATGAACTGCGTGAGGCCAAGGATGCCGCGCAGCAAGGCCTGCTGGCCGACTGA
- the rplL gene encoding 50S ribosomal protein L7/L12: protein MADLSKIVDDLSSLTVLEAAELSKLLEEKWGVSAAAPVAMAMPAGGGAAAPAEAAEEQTEFTVVLVSGGDKKINVIKEVRGVRSDLGLKEAKDLVEGAPQNVVENVSKQNADEIAKKLTEAGATVQIK from the coding sequence ATGGCCGACCTGTCCAAGATCGTCGACGACCTGTCCTCGCTGACCGTCCTCGAAGCCGCCGAACTGTCCAAGCTGCTGGAAGAAAAGTGGGGCGTCAGCGCCGCTGCTCCGGTCGCGATGGCGATGCCCGCCGGTGGCGGTGCTGCTGCTCCGGCTGAAGCCGCCGAAGAGCAAACCGAATTCACCGTCGTGCTCGTCTCGGGCGGCGACAAGAAGATCAACGTCATCAAGGAAGTCCGTGGCGTGCGTTCGGACCTGGGTCTGAAGGAAGCCAAGGACCTGGTCGAAGGCGCTCCGCAGAACGTCGTCGAGAACGTCTCCAAGCAGAACGCCGACGAAATCGCCAAGAAGCTGACGGAAGCCGGCGCGACCGTTCAGATCAAGTAA
- the alr gene encoding alanine racemase translates to MTATATLTVDLDALAHNVHALAAISGAPVHPVVKADSYGLGAIPVAQRLLREGSRTFFVARLAEGIALRSALGPEPTLYVLDGCVGDAAPALKAADLRPILNHGDQLMAWRAADGGACGLQIDTGMNRLGFRIEDAPAPFEGLSLVMSHLACADEPAQPMNRRQRDAFAAAAARYPGALRSFANSGGCFLGPDYAFDAVRPGICLYGGGPEGRPHDRIKPVATLSARVLQVRDVPAGESIGYSRGFVAPEARRIATCGAGYADGVLRSQCPNGQVWVAGSLRPILGRVSMDVIAVDVTGLDVAVGDPVELFGPNHLLDDAAAAAGTISYELLTSVTARVPRRYEG, encoded by the coding sequence ATGACCGCGACCGCGACCCTGACCGTCGATCTGGATGCCCTGGCGCACAACGTCCATGCGCTGGCGGCCATTTCCGGTGCGCCCGTGCACCCGGTGGTCAAGGCCGACTCCTATGGCCTTGGGGCGATCCCGGTCGCGCAACGCCTGTTGAGGGAGGGGTCACGAACCTTCTTCGTCGCGCGCCTTGCCGAGGGCATCGCCCTGCGCAGCGCCCTCGGCCCGGAGCCCACCCTCTATGTGCTGGACGGCTGCGTCGGCGACGCCGCGCCCGCACTGAAGGCCGCCGATCTTCGCCCCATCCTGAACCACGGCGACCAGCTGATGGCCTGGCGGGCGGCGGACGGCGGGGCCTGCGGTCTGCAGATCGACACCGGCATGAACCGGCTGGGCTTCCGCATCGAGGACGCGCCCGCCCCCTTCGAGGGCCTGTCCCTCGTCATGAGCCACCTCGCCTGCGCCGACGAGCCCGCCCAGCCGATGAACCGGCGACAGAGAGACGCCTTCGCCGCGGCCGCGGCTCGTTATCCCGGAGCCTTGAGGTCTTTCGCCAACTCCGGCGGCTGCTTTCTGGGGCCCGACTACGCCTTCGACGCTGTCCGCCCCGGCATCTGCCTCTACGGCGGTGGACCCGAAGGCCGCCCCCACGACCGGATCAAACCCGTTGCGACCCTGTCGGCCCGGGTGCTGCAGGTCCGCGATGTCCCGGCGGGCGAGAGCATCGGCTATTCGCGCGGTTTCGTTGCGCCTGAGGCGCGCCGCATCGCTACCTGCGGAGCCGGGTACGCCGATGGAGTCCTGCGCAGCCAGTGCCCGAACGGCCAGGTCTGGGTCGCCGGATCGCTTCGCCCCATCCTCGGCCGCGTTTCGATGGACGTCATCGCCGTCGACGTGACCGGGCTCGACGTCGCCGTCGGCGACCCGGTCGAGCTGTTCGGCCCCAACCACCTGCTCGATGACGCGGCAGCGGCGGCCGGGACGATCAGCTACGAACTGCTGACGTCGGTCACCGCGCGGGTTCCCCGGCGATACGAGGGGTGA